One genomic window of Leptolyngbya sp. NIES-3755 includes the following:
- a CDS encoding major facilitator transporter (similar to AA sequence:cyanobase_aa:Npun_R2031) encodes MSKRLFLLFVCLFVVMIGFGVSLPVLPFYLRHLHTAGISREAIAIHTTLLTSIYALVQFIAAPLWGQWSDRVGRRPLILLGIAGSAIAQLLFGFASSVAMLYLVRAVGGFLSAAMLPAATAYVADLTTERDRAKGMAWLGTSVSLGVIAGPAFGGLTTREDLHFTLGLFDIKVENYAPPFFLSGVLMFLTLLVALRWLPESLSSKSAAVLAHQPALNWTKLGKPLLLLLGLTTIAQFGLTLFEAVFALYAQEKMGYGPVQTGFVFMVCGSVMAVFQIIAVGYLSRYVSTIAQVALGFTLMGSGIFLLLTARSLPTVLGVVATLAFGMALITPNLTALISERGGHHTGTVLGIQNAANSLGQVGGSMLGGVLFAWQASAPYGFSGALLIGTGLLLGWIKKYQHRRFG; translated from the coding sequence ATGAGTAAAAGACTTTTCTTACTCTTTGTTTGCTTGTTTGTGGTCATGATTGGCTTCGGAGTCAGCCTACCTGTACTGCCTTTCTACTTGAGACATTTACATACAGCAGGAATTTCGCGTGAGGCGATCGCCATTCACACGACCTTATTAACTAGCATTTATGCCCTCGTTCAGTTCATCGCAGCACCGCTTTGGGGACAATGGTCAGATCGAGTTGGCAGACGACCCTTAATCTTGCTCGGAATTGCTGGTTCTGCCATTGCCCAACTCCTCTTTGGGTTTGCCTCTTCTGTAGCAATGCTGTACCTTGTTCGGGCAGTTGGTGGGTTTCTATCTGCTGCGATGCTGCCTGCTGCTACGGCTTATGTTGCTGATTTAACAACTGAGCGCGATCGCGCTAAAGGAATGGCTTGGCTCGGTACATCTGTGAGTCTTGGAGTGATTGCTGGTCCGGCTTTCGGTGGCTTGACAACTCGCGAAGACTTACACTTTACCCTGGGTCTTTTCGATATAAAAGTTGAAAACTATGCTCCTCCCTTTTTTCTATCTGGAGTTTTGATGTTTTTAACGCTGCTAGTCGCTCTTCGTTGGTTGCCGGAATCGTTGTCATCAAAATCAGCCGCTGTACTCGCTCATCAGCCAGCATTAAATTGGACAAAACTCGGTAAACCACTGTTACTGCTGTTGGGTTTAACTACGATCGCGCAGTTTGGACTCACGCTCTTTGAAGCTGTTTTTGCCTTATATGCTCAAGAAAAAATGGGATACGGTCCCGTTCAAACAGGCTTTGTATTCATGGTCTGTGGCTCAGTGATGGCAGTCTTTCAAATCATTGCGGTGGGCTATTTGTCTCGATATGTGAGTACGATCGCTCAGGTTGCGCTGGGGTTTACGCTCATGGGAAGCGGAATCTTCCTGCTGCTAACGGCGCGATCGCTTCCTACTGTGCTGGGAGTAGTCGCTACATTAGCATTCGGTATGGCATTGATCACCCCAAACTTAACTGCTTTGATTTCAGAACGGGGCGGTCACCATACAGGAACAGTATTAGGCATTCAAAATGCCGCCAATAGCCTCGGACAAGTTGGAGGATCAATGTTAGGGGGCGTTCTGTTTGCATGGCAGGCAAGCGCCCCCTACGGCTTTTCTGGTGCTTTACTGATTGGAACGGGCTTACTACTAGGCTGGATAAAGAAATATCAGCATCGACGATTCGGGTAA
- a CDS encoding leader peptidase I (similar to AA sequence:cyanobase_aa:MAE23650), with protein sequence MFHQKLAQSTPSPKTENPLLEGFKVLGISAILALGIRTFVAEARYIPSGSMEPTLQINDRLIVDKLSYDFSPPQRGDIVVFNPTPALKQQNFKDAFIKRVVGLPGETVEIRNGRVYVNGAILDETYVATPSKPWNPVLVPPDSYLVLGDNRNNSFDSRYWGFVPRSSIIGRAVFRFYPFDRITSLNRPVYVTSHTNLKEIPQ encoded by the coding sequence ATGTTTCATCAGAAGCTAGCGCAATCTACTCCATCACCTAAAACTGAAAACCCTCTACTAGAGGGTTTTAAAGTATTGGGAATCAGTGCAATTCTTGCTTTAGGCATTCGCACATTTGTTGCAGAAGCCCGTTACATTCCCTCTGGTTCAATGGAGCCAACGCTACAAATCAACGATCGCTTAATCGTCGATAAGTTGAGCTATGATTTTTCTCCCCCTCAACGCGGAGATATTGTCGTCTTCAACCCTACTCCCGCCCTCAAGCAGCAGAATTTTAAGGATGCTTTTATCAAACGAGTCGTTGGATTGCCGGGTGAAACAGTCGAAATCAGAAATGGGAGGGTCTACGTCAATGGCGCTATCTTAGATGAGACCTATGTGGCAACCCCTTCAAAGCCGTGGAATCCGGTTCTGGTTCCGCCTGATTCTTATCTAGTGCTAGGCGATAACCGCAACAACAGTTTTGACAGTCGCTATTGGGGATTTGTCCCCCGCAGCAGCATTATTGGGCGAGCGGTTTTTCGTTTTTATCCATTTGATCGCATCACCAGCCTCAATCGCCCCGTTTATGTCACCTCTCACACAAACCTCAAGGAGATACCGCAATGA
- a CDS encoding ABC transporter related (similar to AA sequence:cyanobase_aa:Npun_F1933) → MTQKTVPNTQIAKARSIEPASSDDVIRVFELHKHYDQLAAVRGIEFFVKRGEVFGLIGPDGAGKTTTFHILGGVMEATTGNVQVLGQPPRDARLKIGYLTQQFSLYLDLSIDENLRYVSGLRQVPDRQFSERREKYLRLMNLEKFSDRLAGALSGGMKQKLALCCALVSQPQVLLLDEPTTGVDPVSRREFWDVLAALSSEEGVTIVVATPYLDEAERCDRIALMYGGQIQQIGTPAELRNSLGLHRLEVHTSQLQSVEQVLTAPSESNAIVDVQTFGDRLDVLVSNPTTGEAELRELFRQHHLQTATIERAEPTLENVFVTRLRQQGSAPQVFEFPRSRGGNRTIPQDSHSDFAIYSHHLNRNFGSFQAVKNVNVEVRYGEIFGLLGANGAGKTTTIKMLCGLLPASSGDIALGGERGNLRSRELRRRIGYMSQKFTLYDDLTILQNLEFYSGVYGVPRKLRREKIDWVIATCGLEGRETLITGQLPGGWKQRVAFGASVMHEPDILFLDEPTSGVDPLARRQFWKLINDFARNGTAILVTTHYLEEAEQCNRMSFMVAGKIVIEGSPSQIKASQPGQLIEVIIDQTQAASNLLKQQMESWRVSIFADRLHLVVDDPDLDIPTVRSRLNAANLTIHSLRPIPFSLEDAFIGVVQRARTS, encoded by the coding sequence ATGACTCAGAAAACGGTGCCAAATACCCAAATTGCAAAAGCTCGATCGATTGAGCCTGCATCTTCAGACGATGTAATTCGCGTGTTTGAATTGCACAAACACTACGATCAATTGGCAGCCGTTCGAGGCATTGAGTTCTTCGTAAAGCGCGGCGAAGTGTTTGGACTAATTGGACCTGATGGTGCAGGCAAAACGACTACGTTTCACATTCTCGGCGGAGTCATGGAGGCGACTACCGGAAATGTGCAAGTTTTGGGGCAACCGCCACGCGATGCGCGACTCAAAATCGGCTACCTGACGCAGCAATTTTCGCTCTATCTCGATCTCAGCATTGACGAAAATTTGCGCTATGTAAGCGGACTCAGACAAGTGCCCGATCGCCAATTTTCTGAGCGGCGCGAAAAATATCTGCGGTTGATGAACTTAGAGAAGTTTAGCGATCGTCTTGCCGGAGCGCTATCGGGCGGTATGAAACAAAAACTTGCTTTGTGCTGTGCGCTCGTGTCTCAGCCTCAAGTGTTGTTGCTCGACGAACCGACGACGGGCGTTGATCCTGTCTCGCGACGTGAGTTTTGGGATGTGTTGGCGGCGCTATCGTCAGAAGAAGGAGTGACGATCGTGGTGGCAACTCCCTATCTCGATGAGGCAGAACGCTGCGATCGCATTGCGCTAATGTATGGCGGGCAAATTCAACAAATCGGCACTCCTGCTGAGTTGAGAAACAGTTTAGGATTGCATCGCCTCGAAGTGCATACGTCCCAATTGCAGTCCGTAGAGCAAGTCCTGACTGCGCCTTCTGAATCCAATGCAATCGTAGATGTGCAAACCTTTGGCGATCGCTTAGATGTGCTGGTAAGCAATCCCACAACAGGAGAAGCGGAGTTGCGAGAATTGTTTCGCCAACATCACCTGCAAACCGCCACGATTGAGCGTGCTGAACCGACGCTAGAAAACGTATTTGTAACTCGATTGCGTCAGCAGGGATCAGCACCACAGGTTTTTGAGTTTCCTCGATCGCGAGGTGGCAATCGCACCATTCCTCAAGATTCTCACTCCGATTTTGCGATCTATTCTCACCATCTAAATCGGAATTTTGGCAGCTTTCAAGCCGTTAAGAACGTCAATGTCGAAGTGCGATACGGTGAAATTTTTGGCTTACTCGGAGCCAACGGAGCCGGAAAAACGACCACGATTAAAATGCTGTGTGGATTACTACCCGCGAGTTCTGGCGATATTGCTCTGGGAGGGGAACGCGGCAATCTTCGCAGTCGCGAACTCCGACGACGCATCGGATACATGAGCCAAAAATTCACCCTCTACGACGACTTAACGATTTTGCAAAACTTGGAATTTTACAGCGGCGTATATGGCGTGCCTCGCAAACTTAGACGCGAAAAAATCGATTGGGTAATCGCCACCTGCGGACTCGAAGGACGAGAAACTCTGATTACCGGACAGCTTCCCGGCGGATGGAAACAGCGCGTTGCCTTTGGTGCCTCGGTGATGCACGAACCCGACATTCTATTTCTCGACGAGCCGACCTCTGGCGTTGATCCACTCGCACGTCGTCAATTTTGGAAATTAATCAATGATTTTGCTCGCAATGGCACTGCAATTTTAGTCACCACCCATTATCTAGAAGAAGCTGAACAGTGCAATCGAATGAGCTTTATGGTAGCGGGCAAAATTGTTATAGAAGGGTCGCCAAGCCAGATTAAAGCCTCCCAACCGGGACAGTTAATTGAAGTGATCATTGACCAAACGCAAGCGGCTTCTAATCTACTCAAACAGCAGATGGAGTCTTGGCGAGTTTCGATCTTTGCCGATCGCTTACACCTTGTTGTGGATGACCCCGATCTAGACATTCCCACCGTGCGATCGCGTCTCAACGCTGCCAATCTCACGATTCATTCTCTGCGTCCCATTCCCTTTTCGCTTGAAGATGCCTTTATTGGAGTCGTACAACGCGCCCGAACATCATGA
- a CDS encoding hypothetical protein (similar to AA sequence:cyanobase_aa:tll1655): MSELIAIGFKDEFKADEVLLDLKKLEREYLIDLEDAAIVVRNKQGKVKIKQTQELVASGALSGGFWGLLFGVIFLHPMLALFGAAVGALSGALTDIGIDDDFIREIGNTLEPGTSAIFILVKKSTPDKVLDEISKFEGRVLRTSLSKEDEAKLQAALTKAESVEV; the protein is encoded by the coding sequence GTGAGCGAATTGATTGCGATCGGCTTTAAAGATGAGTTCAAAGCAGACGAAGTTTTGCTCGATCTCAAAAAGCTGGAACGAGAGTATTTGATTGATCTCGAAGATGCTGCGATCGTGGTTCGGAACAAACAAGGCAAAGTTAAAATCAAGCAAACTCAAGAACTCGTTGCCTCTGGAGCATTGTCCGGCGGCTTTTGGGGATTGCTGTTCGGAGTCATTTTTCTACATCCAATGCTGGCACTTTTCGGTGCGGCGGTCGGTGCTCTTTCTGGCGCATTGACTGACATCGGCATTGATGATGATTTCATTCGAGAAATTGGAAACACGCTAGAACCCGGCACTTCTGCGATTTTCATCCTGGTTAAAAAGTCTACTCCAGATAAGGTGCTAGACGAAATCAGCAAGTTTGAGGGTAGAGTGTTACGAACCTCTTTATCCAAAGAAGATGAAGCTAAACTGCAAGCAGCGCTGACTAAGGCTGAATCTGTAGAAGTGTAA
- a CDS encoding hypothetical protein (protein of unknown function DUF326;~similar to AA sequence:cyanobase_aa:PCC7424_0182), with protein MATATLDTCIQDCLDCLKECEICATACLQGDASMMAECIRLCRDCADLCDICARLMLRGSSVCAEACAACAKACELCAQECEKHSGHGDHCKRCAEACRRCAKSLREVAQVA; from the coding sequence ATGGCAACTGCAACTCTAGACACTTGCATTCAAGATTGCTTAGATTGTCTAAAAGAGTGTGAGATTTGTGCGACTGCCTGCTTACAAGGTGACGCATCAATGATGGCAGAGTGTATTCGGCTCTGTCGCGATTGTGCTGACTTGTGCGATATTTGCGCTCGTCTGATGCTGCGTGGGTCGAGTGTTTGCGCTGAAGCTTGTGCTGCCTGTGCTAAGGCTTGTGAACTTTGCGCTCAAGAGTGCGAAAAACACAGCGGTCACGGCGATCACTGCAAACGCTGCGCCGAAGCTTGTCGTCGTTGTGCTAAAAGCCTCCGGGAAGTAGCACAAGTCGCGTAA
- a CDS encoding ABC-2 type transporter family protein (similar to AA sequence:cyanobase_aa:LBDG_26950): MFVKRLRSLIPESFLSLVVKEVQEILRSKELVVLLTLAPILQILLYGFALNPDITKINLGVVDYANVSESRELVAALTENKVFVVKQYQSSQAKLGEQVREGNVTVGLIIPPTFKRQLDQSKPADLQILVDGVDANTAGIASGYLLRMLQQQGRQLLPTVAPPLIRPAHTFLYNPGLISGWFFVPGVIGITLTLVSSLVSALTVIREKDVGTLEQLLMTPAAIWEILLAKIVPLFVLLMGTFLLALGVARLVFGVPLRGNLFVLLLLSGLYLFVGIGIGILLATISKNQQQVVLTAFFANIPLIQLSGAIAPIDSMPDFFRYLSILNPLRHYIRILRGILLKGIGIDMLYPNVLALLIFAAFFLIISIRQFRKQLA; this comes from the coding sequence ATGTTTGTTAAACGCCTCCGCTCTCTTATCCCTGAATCTTTCTTATCGCTAGTCGTTAAGGAGGTTCAAGAAATTCTTCGCAGCAAAGAGCTAGTTGTTTTGTTGACCCTTGCTCCGATCCTGCAAATTTTGCTTTACGGGTTTGCTCTTAACCCCGACATCACCAAAATTAACTTAGGCGTTGTAGACTACGCCAACGTTAGCGAAAGCCGGGAACTGGTTGCTGCACTCACTGAGAATAAAGTGTTTGTGGTTAAGCAGTATCAGTCCAGTCAAGCTAAACTCGGTGAACAGGTGCGGGAGGGAAACGTTACCGTTGGCTTAATTATTCCGCCGACCTTTAAGCGACAGTTAGATCAGAGTAAGCCCGCAGATCTCCAGATTCTGGTGGATGGAGTTGATGCAAATACAGCAGGCATTGCCAGTGGTTATCTGCTTCGTATGCTTCAGCAACAAGGTCGTCAATTATTGCCTACTGTTGCTCCACCTTTAATTCGTCCCGCCCATACGTTTTTGTATAATCCTGGCTTAATCAGTGGGTGGTTTTTTGTACCGGGAGTCATTGGGATTACCCTCACGCTCGTTAGTTCGCTTGTTTCTGCGCTCACAGTTATCCGTGAAAAAGATGTAGGAACGTTGGAGCAGTTGTTGATGACTCCTGCCGCTATTTGGGAAATTCTGTTAGCGAAAATTGTGCCGTTGTTTGTACTGCTGATGGGGACGTTTTTACTCGCTTTAGGAGTGGCACGACTCGTCTTTGGGGTGCCATTGCGAGGGAATTTATTTGTGCTTTTATTGCTGTCGGGTCTGTATTTATTTGTTGGCATTGGCATTGGCATTTTGTTGGCAACTATTTCTAAAAACCAGCAGCAAGTTGTCTTGACTGCATTTTTTGCCAATATTCCATTGATTCAACTTTCAGGCGCGATCGCACCGATCGATAGTATGCCAGACTTCTTCCGCTACCTGTCCATTCTCAATCCATTGCGGCATTACATCCGCATTTTGCGCGGTATTTTGCTAAAAGGAATTGGAATCGATATGCTTTATCCTAACGTTTTAGCGTTACTAATTTTCGCTGCTTTTTTCTTAATAATTAGTATTCGTCAGTTCCGTAAACAATTGGCATAA
- a CDS encoding ABC-2 type transporter (similar to AA sequence:cyanobase_aa:Cyan7425_4677) gives MKRILVQCVKELAQFRRDRLTVALAFLLPLISLFILSFAIRLEAKNIPIVVQDLNNTPLSRSYIERLFTTNQFQATSYPGGDPAVHALDHGFAKAIVIIPPNFSSKIRSGQGSDVQVLVDGTDTNNARVIQNSIHATTTAFLAAASLEPERNPLAPHLRIWFNPGRKESLYIVPGVFGFLLWVFPSLLAAMSMVREKEKGNIIQVYSTNMTAGELILGKGLAYLLVAVGEAIVLMLVGAFIFKLGFAGDPIPLLVSTPLYLAASVMFGLTIGTRAKDLISTIQAVSLTGFMTALLLSGFIYPINNIPFPLIHLADIVPARYFIQISRDAFVRGTGWRGIWFAMLMIAILGLILFVVARWGLRKMQLSSE, from the coding sequence ATGAAACGAATTTTAGTGCAGTGTGTGAAAGAATTGGCGCAGTTTCGTCGCGATCGGCTCACGGTTGCTCTGGCGTTTCTGTTGCCATTGATTTCTCTGTTCATTTTGAGTTTTGCCATTCGGCTAGAGGCAAAAAATATCCCGATCGTCGTACAAGATCTAAACAATACTCCCCTCAGTCGCAGCTATATTGAGCGATTGTTCACAACCAATCAGTTTCAAGCAACGTCCTATCCCGGCGGTGATCCAGCAGTTCATGCTCTAGATCATGGGTTTGCAAAAGCGATCGTCATCATTCCACCCAACTTCAGCAGCAAGATCAGATCCGGGCAGGGCAGCGATGTGCAAGTCTTGGTCGATGGCACAGATACCAATAACGCCAGAGTTATCCAAAATAGCATTCATGCCACGACCACTGCTTTCTTAGCGGCGGCTAGCTTAGAACCTGAACGTAATCCACTCGCGCCTCATTTGCGAATCTGGTTTAATCCAGGACGCAAAGAATCGCTCTACATTGTACCGGGCGTATTTGGCTTTCTCCTCTGGGTATTTCCCTCATTGTTAGCTGCAATGTCGATGGTGCGCGAAAAAGAGAAGGGCAATATTATCCAGGTCTATTCCACAAACATGACGGCTGGTGAGCTAATTTTGGGCAAAGGATTAGCGTATCTTCTTGTGGCTGTCGGTGAAGCGATCGTTCTTATGTTAGTTGGCGCTTTCATTTTCAAACTTGGCTTTGCGGGCGACCCGATTCCCCTTTTAGTCAGCACACCGTTGTATTTAGCAGCTAGTGTAATGTTTGGTCTGACGATTGGCACGCGAGCCAAAGATCTAATTTCTACGATTCAAGCCGTCTCCTTAACAGGCTTCATGACTGCGCTTTTACTGTCTGGCTTTATTTACCCAATTAACAATATTCCGTTTCCCTTGATCCATTTAGCTGACATTGTTCCAGCGCGGTATTTCATTCAAATTAGCCGCGATGCGTTTGTGCGGGGAACAGGCTGGCGTGGCATTTGGTTTGCGATGCTAATGATTGCAATTTTAGGGCTGATTCTCTTTGTCGTTGCCCGTTGGGGATTACGCAAGATGCAGCTATCCAGCGAATGA
- a CDS encoding N-acetylmuramoyl-L-alanine amidase (similar to AA sequence:cyanobase_aa:PCC7424_3123), producing the protein MAWLRLTKTALYLMKSGDACYVDKVNLTGEKRNQVRIPTKWFTGNDAPGAMVIEDIEPPACSISGGSPSTPTTRPLTGKKVVLDPGHGEDGDKGAISGGRTEAGETLKQARLIQGILQARGASVTIVENTRNLSLDQIGALGAGADCFVSVHLNSFNQTVQGHEVLIDRNGTDADLRFATAISQELDRSLDIPNRGVKRQGLAVLRAVPLPVPAVLVESFFLDATPTNQVDEWIQKSAQAIARGIEQFLT; encoded by the coding sequence ATGGCGTGGTTGCGGCTGACAAAAACGGCTCTTTATCTAATGAAAAGCGGCGATGCTTGCTACGTTGATAAAGTGAATTTGACTGGAGAGAAGCGAAACCAAGTCAGAATTCCAACAAAGTGGTTCACGGGGAATGATGCGCCTGGTGCAATGGTCATCGAAGATATAGAACCCCCTGCCTGCTCCATTTCAGGCGGTTCTCCGAGTACGCCTACGACTCGACCCTTAACAGGTAAGAAAGTTGTTCTCGACCCAGGACACGGTGAGGATGGAGATAAAGGTGCAATCAGTGGCGGACGTACAGAAGCTGGAGAGACGTTAAAGCAGGCTCGGTTAATTCAAGGGATTTTACAAGCAAGAGGAGCGAGTGTGACGATCGTCGAAAACACACGCAATCTTTCTTTAGATCAAATTGGCGCGCTTGGAGCAGGTGCAGATTGCTTTGTCTCTGTGCATCTCAACTCTTTTAATCAAACTGTGCAGGGGCATGAAGTTCTGATCGATCGCAATGGTACAGATGCTGATCTCAGGTTTGCAACTGCTATTAGCCAAGAGCTTGATCGATCGCTGGACATTCCAAATCGCGGTGTAAAACGGCAGGGGCTTGCAGTTCTAAGAGCCGTTCCCTTGCCTGTTCCCGCAGTGCTAGTCGAATCATTCTTTCTAGATGCGACTCCAACGAATCAAGTGGATGAATGGATTCAGAAGTCTGCCCAAGCGATCGCGCGTGGGATTGAGCAATTTTTGACTTAA